In one Spirosoma rigui genomic region, the following are encoded:
- the porU gene encoding type IX secretion system sortase PorU — protein sequence MNTSREAGGSKRKAGRPDRRGWLAGFISCALLILASIPSLAQSVLQQGVWVKIGVTQSGVYRLDQAALARLNPAFASADPRRIRLYGNGGAPLPQLNAAPRAVDLTENAIQVTGESDGRFDAGDAILFVGQSPHTIRYDTLTRRFGHQINPYTDTTFYYVTIGPSAGLRVSSRPAGAVTATPLVTTFDDYQFHEKEIKKLQRVHSGREWLGEYMSLDTTQTIPFDMPGLVAGMPVRLTASVMAGALTPIEFRLQFNSQTVGNVLVPAISGAEYDYQGVVRTDTFSVVPGPVTSPIRLALTFLNSTQRSAVGYLDFLAVQARRELRQYEQPTWVRQVAAGQVAVRQTTASLRVWDVTDPLRPIEQAYVRSAAQEAGWISTTRSDYMLFTDAQFRSPVSLATVGNQNLRGQPSPNLLIVTPAAWLDQAERLAAFRRQNEKLAVLVVTTAQVFNEFGSGQPDPTAIRDAIRYFYQKQPNQLRYVLLMGDATFDYKNIYQQVSAGQQANMVPVYESRQSLHPVESYSSDDYFGFMDATEGDWPESGADDHRMEVGVGRLPVKSIDEARTVVDKLIRYATDPALVGDWQTQVTLIADDGDYNIHQKDADKLAVSIESQAPAYRPERIFLGDFPQETFDGGQKAPLVNERITRAVTDGRLIVNYSGHGGVLTLADEQIVTLQEIQSWKNKRLPLFVTATCQFGRYDDPNTTSGAELLLLSRTGGAVGLLTTTRPVYANTNFLLNDAFYKAVFRPIDGEMPRLGDVMRITKNNSLSGPVNRNFALLGDPSMRLAYPKAQVVLTQVNGRTVTGSRPDTLRALQAVELTGEVQQQGQRLTDFTGTLRVTLYDKATTKTTLGAEADSPKMNYQSFSNTIFTGQVPVQQGRFVVRFTMPKDIDYTVGQAKLYSYAIQADSLLDAFGSYDSLRVGSSVLADTFDTEPPVMTLSIVEGTTQGDVVQVTGPDVTLRIGLVDNQGINIARSGLGHELTAQLDNQPPVVLNDVFVADGSSGRQGEARYTFRNVTPGNYKVRVKAWDINNNSVEGALSIVVSEPLGLAVRTLGATPNPIRTEATLTVELNRTGDPLDWTVDIYDLSGRLVNQQAGQCSDCPATLAVGTWNGQTTAGQPLPNGPYVIRLQVRSAVDGSSAVGKSRLLLLK from the coding sequence ATGAATACTAGCCGGGAAGCAGGAGGGAGCAAACGAAAGGCTGGTCGTCCTGACCGGCGTGGCTGGCTTGCAGGATTCATTTCCTGCGCACTCCTGATCCTTGCGTCGATCCCATCGCTGGCTCAGTCGGTGCTGCAGCAGGGCGTCTGGGTCAAGATTGGCGTGACGCAATCGGGAGTATACCGGCTCGATCAGGCGGCTCTTGCGCGGCTCAATCCGGCCTTTGCCTCGGCCGATCCGCGCCGGATTCGTTTGTATGGTAACGGCGGAGCACCACTGCCGCAACTAAACGCAGCGCCCCGCGCTGTTGACCTGACCGAAAACGCGATCCAGGTGACCGGTGAGTCCGATGGGCGTTTCGACGCGGGCGACGCTATTCTGTTTGTCGGACAAAGTCCGCACACCATCCGTTACGATACGCTGACCCGGCGGTTTGGCCATCAGATCAACCCCTACACCGACACGACATTTTATTACGTAACCATTGGACCCTCGGCGGGGCTGCGCGTGAGCAGCCGCCCGGCCGGAGCGGTGACCGCTACGCCATTGGTTACTACGTTCGATGATTACCAGTTTCACGAAAAAGAAATAAAAAAGCTCCAGCGGGTTCACTCCGGCCGGGAGTGGCTGGGCGAGTATATGTCGCTCGACACAACCCAGACCATTCCTTTCGATATGCCGGGGCTGGTGGCTGGCATGCCAGTTCGGTTGACGGCTTCGGTTATGGCCGGAGCGCTTACTCCCATTGAATTCCGGCTGCAGTTCAACAGTCAAACGGTGGGGAACGTGCTCGTGCCTGCCATTTCGGGGGCTGAATACGACTACCAGGGCGTTGTCCGGACGGATACGTTTTCTGTTGTTCCCGGACCGGTTACAAGTCCCATTCGGCTAGCCCTGACTTTTTTAAACAGTACTCAACGCTCGGCGGTGGGTTACCTCGACTTTCTGGCGGTTCAGGCCCGGCGCGAACTGCGGCAGTATGAGCAACCTACCTGGGTTCGCCAAGTGGCCGCCGGGCAGGTCGCCGTCCGGCAGACTACTGCCAGCCTGCGGGTCTGGGACGTAACGGATCCATTGCGACCCATTGAGCAGGCTTATGTGCGGTCAGCCGCGCAGGAGGCTGGCTGGATCAGTACCACTCGCAGCGATTATATGCTGTTCACCGATGCCCAGTTCCGGTCACCTGTATCGCTGGCAACCGTAGGCAATCAGAACCTGCGGGGGCAGCCATCTCCTAATCTGCTCATTGTAACCCCCGCGGCCTGGCTCGATCAGGCCGAACGGCTGGCTGCCTTCCGTCGGCAGAACGAAAAGCTCGCGGTGCTGGTCGTGACTACGGCGCAGGTCTTTAATGAGTTTGGTTCCGGTCAGCCTGACCCCACCGCCATCCGGGATGCGATCCGATATTTCTACCAGAAACAGCCGAACCAACTGCGCTATGTGCTGCTGATGGGCGACGCTACGTTCGATTACAAGAATATCTACCAACAGGTCAGCGCCGGCCAGCAGGCGAATATGGTACCCGTTTACGAAAGCCGTCAGTCATTACATCCCGTTGAGAGCTATTCGTCGGACGACTATTTTGGGTTTATGGACGCTACCGAAGGCGACTGGCCTGAATCGGGCGCGGACGATCACCGGATGGAAGTGGGGGTAGGACGGCTGCCTGTCAAGTCGATCGATGAAGCCCGGACCGTTGTCGATAAGCTGATCCGGTACGCTACCGACCCCGCCCTGGTGGGCGACTGGCAAACGCAGGTGACGCTCATTGCCGATGATGGGGACTACAATATTCACCAGAAAGATGCCGATAAGCTGGCCGTCAGCATTGAAAGCCAGGCCCCGGCTTACCGGCCCGAACGGATTTTCCTGGGCGATTTTCCGCAGGAAACGTTCGACGGTGGTCAGAAAGCACCCCTGGTCAATGAGCGGATTACTCGTGCCGTTACCGATGGTCGGCTGATTGTCAACTATAGCGGACACGGTGGCGTATTGACGCTGGCTGATGAGCAGATCGTTACCCTGCAGGAAATTCAGTCGTGGAAAAACAAGCGGCTACCGTTGTTCGTAACGGCTACCTGCCAGTTCGGGCGCTATGATGATCCGAATACCACATCCGGAGCCGAGCTGCTGCTGCTGAGTCGGACGGGTGGTGCGGTTGGGCTGCTGACCACGACGCGCCCCGTCTACGCCAATACTAACTTTCTGCTGAATGACGCTTTTTACAAAGCCGTTTTCCGTCCGATCGACGGGGAGATGCCCAGGCTGGGTGACGTGATGCGGATTACGAAGAACAACAGTTTGAGCGGACCGGTCAACCGTAACTTTGCGCTCCTGGGCGATCCATCCATGCGTCTGGCTTACCCCAAAGCGCAGGTAGTGCTTACACAGGTGAATGGTCGGACTGTAACCGGTAGTCGGCCGGATACGTTGCGGGCGCTCCAGGCTGTTGAGCTAACGGGTGAAGTGCAGCAGCAGGGACAGCGATTGACTGATTTCACGGGTACGCTGCGGGTAACGCTGTATGACAAGGCAACGACCAAAACGACCCTGGGGGCCGAAGCTGATAGTCCTAAAATGAATTACCAGTCGTTCTCGAATACGATTTTTACGGGTCAGGTGCCGGTGCAGCAGGGGCGGTTCGTAGTTCGGTTCACCATGCCCAAAGATATCGATTATACCGTTGGCCAGGCTAAACTCTACAGCTACGCTATCCAGGCCGATAGCCTGCTCGACGCTTTCGGGAGTTACGACAGTTTGCGAGTGGGCAGCAGTGTACTAGCCGATACTTTCGATACGGAGCCGCCCGTTATGACACTTTCTATCGTCGAGGGAACAACGCAGGGCGATGTCGTTCAGGTGACTGGTCCGGACGTAACACTGCGCATTGGCCTGGTCGATAACCAGGGTATCAACATAGCGCGTTCGGGACTGGGGCATGAACTGACGGCGCAACTGGACAACCAGCCGCCCGTTGTTCTTAACGATGTGTTTGTAGCCGATGGCAGTAGCGGGCGGCAGGGTGAAGCACGCTATACGTTCCGAAATGTGACACCGGGTAACTATAAGGTACGCGTGAAGGCGTGGGATATAAACAATAATTCAGTGGAGGGGGCGTTGAGCATAGTAGTTTCCGAGCCGCTGGGGCTGGCGGTGCGCACCCTGGGAGCCACGCCTAACCCCATTCGTACGGAAGCGACGCTCACCGTTGAACTGAACCGAACGGGGGACCCACTGGACTGGACTGTCGATATCTACGATCTCAGCGGCCGTCTAGTAAATCAGCAGGCGGGGCAGTGTTCTGACTGTCCGGCAACGCTGGCTGTCGGGACCTGGAACGGGCAGACGACGGCGGGACAACCGCTGCCAAACGGCCCGTATGTCATTCGTCTACAGGTTCGTTCGGCCGTCGATGGCTCTTCGGCCGTAGGAAAGAGCCGGTTACTATTATTAAAATGA
- a CDS encoding cupin domain-containing protein, giving the protein MENHKKPFMMAPEAGQSISVVGDTYRVLVGGKDTAGAFATIDMLIPPGGGPGPHAHAAFEESFYVIDGEIEVKSEFGNYTATKGSFINIPRGGVVHGFTNKTGQTAHLLCTVVPAGLETFLEEIGQPVAAGQFLPVPHFDAATIRQLQAIAGKHGQHVYPPNYLG; this is encoded by the coding sequence ATGGAAAATCATAAAAAACCGTTCATGATGGCTCCTGAAGCGGGGCAAAGTATCTCTGTCGTTGGTGATACCTACCGGGTCCTGGTGGGCGGAAAAGATACGGCGGGTGCTTTCGCCACCATTGATATGCTGATTCCTCCCGGCGGTGGACCCGGACCACATGCCCATGCAGCCTTTGAAGAGTCCTTCTATGTGATTGACGGTGAAATCGAGGTCAAATCGGAATTTGGCAACTACACCGCGACGAAAGGATCATTTATCAACATTCCTAGGGGGGGCGTGGTACATGGTTTTACCAATAAGACTGGGCAAACAGCCCATTTGCTGTGCACCGTAGTACCGGCTGGTCTGGAAACGTTCCTTGAGGAAATCGGCCAGCCTGTTGCAGCCGGACAGTTTCTGCCGGTACCCCATTTTGATGCAGCGACCATCAGGCAGCTACAGGCTATCGCCGGAAAGCACGGCCAGCATGTATATCCCCCCAATTATTTGGGGTAA
- a CDS encoding M16 family metallopeptidase, whose translation MILDRTQSPAFQAIQEIQLPAVQQHTLDNGILLHLIAVEQQPVLRLECVFDAGTWYEQTPGTAFFAQKMLAEGTASRTSAQISEYFDRYGAFLELNSGPDRASMVIYCLTKFLPNVLPVLRELLTEPTFPQKELDELRNITLQNLRVNYEKNAYLAGVLFREKLFGFDHPYGRSQRPDAIEQLTREGVVDFYERAIRNRPFQLVVAGQAAENEVLLINRELGQLPVRTDQLVAFSGGLPADDTLPVLAEKPDSIQSSIRVGRRLFTRSHPDFFKMLVTNEILGGYFGSRLMKNIREEKGFTYGISSNMPSFRRDGYFLIGTDVNKENTQQTLDEIRKEIRVLQTEPVSADELETVKNFMAGEFVGSLNTPFEIADRYKVILLDDLPADFLTTYIQRMRSVTAADIMETAVTYLSPNDLREVIVGGK comes from the coding sequence ATGATTCTAGACAGAACACAGTCGCCGGCTTTTCAGGCCATCCAGGAAATTCAGCTTCCTGCCGTTCAGCAGCATACACTGGACAACGGTATTTTACTGCACCTGATTGCCGTTGAGCAGCAACCTGTGCTGCGGCTGGAGTGCGTATTTGACGCTGGAACCTGGTACGAACAAACGCCCGGCACCGCGTTTTTTGCCCAAAAAATGCTGGCTGAAGGCACCGCGTCCCGCACATCGGCCCAGATCAGTGAATACTTCGATCGCTACGGTGCTTTCCTGGAGCTGAACAGTGGTCCTGACCGGGCCAGTATGGTCATCTACTGCCTGACTAAATTTCTGCCCAACGTACTGCCCGTGCTTCGGGAGTTGCTTACCGAACCCACCTTTCCGCAGAAAGAACTGGACGAACTGCGCAACATTACCCTGCAAAACCTGCGCGTCAACTACGAGAAGAATGCGTATCTGGCTGGGGTGCTGTTTCGCGAAAAGCTGTTTGGATTTGATCACCCCTACGGCCGGAGCCAGCGACCCGACGCGATTGAGCAACTAACGCGTGAGGGCGTCGTTGACTTTTACGAGCGCGCTATCCGTAACCGTCCCTTCCAGCTGGTAGTAGCCGGACAGGCTGCGGAAAATGAAGTCCTGCTGATTAACCGGGAGCTGGGCCAGTTGCCGGTCCGGACCGATCAGCTGGTTGCCTTTTCGGGCGGGCTGCCCGCAGATGATACCTTGCCTGTACTGGCTGAGAAGCCCGACAGTATCCAGTCGTCTATCCGAGTGGGCCGCCGGTTGTTTACCCGGTCGCATCCCGACTTCTTCAAGATGCTGGTGACGAATGAAATTCTGGGTGGGTATTTTGGCTCCCGGCTCATGAAAAATATCCGGGAAGAAAAAGGATTTACCTACGGCATCTCCTCAAATATGCCGTCGTTTCGGCGGGATGGATATTTCCTGATCGGAACGGATGTCAATAAAGAGAATACCCAGCAGACGCTGGATGAGATCCGGAAAGAGATACGGGTGTTGCAAACGGAGCCCGTCTCGGCCGACGAACTGGAGACGGTTAAGAACTTCATGGCGGGCGAATTTGTCGGCTCGCTCAATACGCCCTTCGAAATTGCCGATCGGTACAAAGTGATTTTGCTGGACGACCTGCCCGCCGATTTCCTGACAACCTACATCCAGCGCATGCGGAGCGTTACGGCAGCCGATATTATGGAAACGGCAGTAACTTACCTGTCGCCGAATGATTTACGCGAAGTTATTGTTGGAGGAAAGTAG
- a CDS encoding helix-turn-helix transcriptional regulator produces MRFIFTATPEFDFMTYFARHIQATVHNGLLTIPESLGQGYLRKLAFGPDFKITIHRYLLKEDLVLERNTSGLGNDLITVFFYSNEQALQIAYNEDNQVLFSQRDESAIQVTSNDLSSTIRFPAHQQIHYVVVALTPARLTELLAVNEPNSVLRTITRSGSSFLFFERMAAESKLLLKNMAAVDMHNPMSHFYMHIKVQELLYLVFHKLSLRESAAHQTMNSADAERLLYIRNEVISDLSVPPVLRELAQVAAMSETKLKQLFKQTFGTTIYTYFQQARMEEAAFLLKQGRHSVSEVGYELGFSNLSHFSRLFEKHYGLNPKRYSYS; encoded by the coding sequence ATGAGATTCATCTTCACCGCGACACCCGAATTTGACTTCATGACGTACTTTGCCCGTCACATACAGGCTACGGTACACAATGGTCTGCTGACCATACCCGAATCTTTAGGACAGGGTTACCTACGGAAGTTAGCATTCGGGCCAGACTTTAAAATAACGATTCACCGATACCTGCTCAAGGAAGATCTTGTGCTGGAACGCAATACGTCCGGTCTGGGTAATGATCTGATCACCGTTTTCTTTTATAGCAACGAGCAAGCTCTCCAGATCGCTTATAACGAAGACAACCAGGTACTGTTTTCCCAGCGCGACGAGTCAGCGATCCAGGTCACCTCCAACGATCTTAGTTCAACCATTCGTTTTCCCGCGCACCAGCAAATTCACTACGTGGTAGTGGCCCTGACGCCAGCGCGATTAACTGAGCTGCTGGCCGTCAATGAACCTAATTCGGTTCTTCGGACCATTACCCGTAGCGGTAGTTCTTTTCTCTTCTTTGAACGCATGGCTGCCGAGTCCAAGCTACTCCTGAAGAACATGGCCGCCGTGGACATGCACAACCCCATGAGCCATTTCTACATGCACATTAAAGTACAGGAACTGCTTTATCTGGTTTTTCATAAACTGTCTTTACGCGAAAGCGCTGCCCATCAGACGATGAATAGCGCCGACGCGGAACGGCTTTTGTATATCCGCAACGAAGTTATCAGCGACCTAAGCGTGCCGCCGGTACTTCGCGAACTGGCACAGGTGGCCGCCATGAGCGAAACCAAACTCAAACAGCTTTTCAAGCAAACATTTGGTACTACGATCTACACCTATTTCCAGCAAGCGAGAATGGAAGAAGCGGCATTCCTCCTTAAACAAGGCAGGCATTCTGTTAGCGAGGTAGGCTATGAACTGGGCTTTTCGAACTTAAGCCACTTCAGCCGACTTTTCGAAAAGCACTATGGCCTAAACCCGAAGCGATACTCCTACTCCTAG
- the porV gene encoding type IX secretion system outer membrane channel protein PorV, whose amino-acid sequence MKHNFFRVLLGVCSFVPLVVSAQSTPTNLNGQALNVPTSSVPFLNFTPDARSGALGEAGVALGDADANAIFWNPSKLVFAKQDKGASISYTPWLRELIGDMYYTYLSGYSKVGKNSVVGGSLMYFDLGTVNFTTATGVAAGTFNSREYAITATFAQRLSRNFSLGVDLKYLNSNLASGSSTPGLKPGATAAADISAFYRNEARDNATGKGLGWAFGGMISNLGGRINYGGNERYFIPTNLRLGTAITYYADQYNKFNIIADVNKLMVPTPNIQNVNGTPTNINANKNYFSSVFGSFTDAPGGFSEELREFTISTGIEYWYNEQFAVRAGYFGESNTKGGRKYVTTGLGLRLQDRFGVDFSYLLPVQQGSPLSQTFRISLLLNLNGANSVLNDDVSSADEN is encoded by the coding sequence ATGAAGCACAATTTTTTTCGTGTTCTTCTCGGCGTTTGCAGTTTTGTTCCCCTCGTCGTTTCCGCCCAGTCTACTCCCACAAACCTGAATGGTCAGGCACTGAATGTTCCGACATCGTCTGTACCCTTCCTGAATTTCACACCCGATGCCCGCTCCGGCGCGCTGGGTGAAGCGGGTGTTGCCCTGGGTGATGCCGATGCCAATGCTATCTTCTGGAACCCCTCGAAGCTGGTGTTTGCCAAACAGGACAAAGGTGCATCGATCTCCTACACGCCCTGGTTGCGCGAACTGATTGGCGATATGTACTACACCTACCTGAGTGGCTATTCCAAAGTAGGCAAAAACTCGGTAGTGGGTGGTTCGCTCATGTACTTCGACTTGGGTACCGTTAACTTCACGACGGCAACGGGCGTGGCTGCCGGTACCTTCAACTCCCGCGAGTATGCCATCACCGCTACGTTCGCGCAGCGGCTATCGCGTAACTTCTCGCTGGGTGTCGACCTTAAATACCTCAACTCTAACCTGGCTTCCGGAAGCAGTACGCCTGGTCTGAAGCCGGGTGCTACGGCGGCTGCCGACATCAGCGCCTTTTACCGCAACGAAGCGCGTGACAATGCAACGGGTAAAGGACTGGGCTGGGCCTTCGGGGGGATGATCTCCAACCTGGGCGGCCGGATCAACTACGGCGGCAACGAGCGGTATTTCATTCCAACGAACCTGCGGTTGGGTACGGCTATTACGTATTACGCCGATCAGTACAACAAGTTCAATATCATTGCCGACGTAAATAAGCTGATGGTGCCTACCCCGAACATTCAGAATGTGAACGGGACGCCAACCAACATCAACGCCAATAAGAATTACTTCAGCTCCGTTTTCGGTTCCTTTACCGACGCGCCCGGTGGTTTCAGCGAGGAGCTCCGGGAGTTCACCATATCGACCGGGATCGAGTACTGGTACAACGAACAGTTTGCCGTTCGGGCCGGTTATTTCGGCGAATCGAATACCAAAGGCGGACGTAAATACGTCACGACAGGTCTGGGTCTACGGCTTCAGGACCGGTTTGGGGTTGACTTCTCTTATTTGCTGCCCGTGCAGCAGGGAAGCCCTCTGTCGCAGACGTTCCGGATTTCGTTACTGCTGAATCTGAATGGCGCCAATAGCGTGCTTAACGACGACGTATCCAGCGCCGACGAAAACTAA
- a CDS encoding SprT-like domain-containing protein, which translates to MTDLFDTYLPAASAAYGRTLWHQYRFTFRVVKPRRTRLGDFRVLPEGDTFITVNADLNPHAFLITYIHEVAHAAVHQTLRKRGKPHGRSWQTAFQRLMQPLLTEAVFPAPILEPLRNYMARPAATTSASPALMLALRQTDPTATTEPAQAGQVLLRDVREGQSFRFAKKTYVRGTMRRTRVVCKEVVSGRSYAILAHALVDVSE; encoded by the coding sequence TTGACCGATTTATTTGACACCTACTTGCCAGCAGCATCGGCGGCATACGGCCGGACACTCTGGCATCAGTACCGCTTTACTTTTCGAGTGGTAAAACCACGGCGGACGCGGCTGGGCGATTTCCGGGTATTACCAGAGGGGGATACGTTCATTACCGTCAATGCCGATCTGAACCCACACGCCTTTCTGATTACATACATCCACGAAGTAGCCCACGCAGCGGTGCACCAGACGCTTCGTAAGCGCGGAAAACCGCACGGGCGGTCGTGGCAAACAGCTTTTCAACGGCTTATGCAACCCCTGCTGACAGAAGCTGTTTTCCCGGCTCCGATCCTGGAGCCACTTCGGAATTATATGGCCCGGCCAGCTGCTACGACGTCGGCCAGTCCGGCGCTGATGCTGGCACTACGGCAAACTGATCCGACGGCCACAACCGAGCCTGCCCAGGCCGGTCAGGTGCTGCTCCGCGATGTGCGGGAAGGCCAGTCGTTCCGGTTTGCAAAAAAGACCTACGTGCGTGGTACCATGCGCCGAACCCGCGTCGTTTGTAAAGAGGTGGTGTCGGGAAGGTCCTACGCTATTCTGGCCCACGCGCTGGTAGATGTCAGCGAATAA
- a CDS encoding alkene reductase, whose protein sequence is MKKLVMPFSQGALRLKNHVVMAPMTRSRALDNLPNELMATYYRQRSGAGLIVTEGTSPSPEGLGYPRIPGIFSEAQVEGWKAVTAGVHEDGSRIFLQLMHTGRIAHIANLPEGYRPVGVSAIKAAGEIFTDTAGLQEHSVPVALDTEGIARVISDYVQAARNAVRAGFDGVELHGANGYLLEQSLNPHVNNRTDHYGGSIDNRCRLTLEIVGRIAGAIGADKVGLRLSPYSLLSDMPAYDEETVHQTYAYLSGELNRLGIAYLHISDSPSIPQKTHQAIRSAFSSTLIYCNGLTAATAEAKLQDGSADLVAFGRSFLANPDFMKRIEKKGPFNEVDYTTLYAPGADGYIDYPVLDELPQLV, encoded by the coding sequence ATGAAAAAATTAGTAATGCCTTTTTCGCAAGGTGCGCTTCGGTTAAAAAACCACGTTGTTATGGCCCCGATGACCCGCAGCCGGGCGCTGGACAATTTACCCAATGAATTGATGGCTACTTATTACAGGCAGCGTTCCGGCGCGGGTCTGATCGTAACCGAAGGGACATCACCCAGCCCCGAGGGATTGGGCTACCCCCGCATTCCAGGCATTTTTTCTGAAGCGCAGGTTGAGGGCTGGAAAGCCGTAACGGCAGGTGTACACGAAGACGGTTCCCGTATATTCCTTCAGTTGATGCACACCGGCAGGATCGCCCATATTGCGAATCTGCCAGAGGGCTACCGACCGGTGGGCGTTTCTGCCATCAAAGCGGCCGGCGAGATTTTTACCGACACCGCGGGTTTGCAGGAGCATTCTGTACCGGTAGCGCTGGATACAGAAGGCATAGCCAGAGTGATCAGTGATTACGTTCAGGCGGCCCGGAACGCTGTTCGGGCTGGTTTCGACGGGGTAGAACTTCACGGTGCCAACGGCTACCTGCTAGAGCAATCGTTAAATCCCCATGTCAACAACCGCACGGACCACTATGGTGGAAGTATTGACAATCGGTGCCGCTTGACCCTCGAAATCGTTGGCAGGATAGCCGGGGCCATCGGCGCCGACAAGGTGGGTTTACGTCTATCACCCTATTCTCTGCTGAGCGATATGCCAGCGTACGACGAAGAAACGGTTCATCAGACCTATGCCTACCTCAGTGGCGAATTAAACCGTCTGGGTATTGCCTATCTCCATATTTCCGACAGCCCGTCAATACCGCAGAAAACGCATCAGGCAATCCGCAGTGCCTTTTCCAGTACGCTGATCTACTGCAATGGATTAACCGCAGCAACAGCTGAAGCCAAACTGCAGGACGGTTCGGCCGATCTGGTGGCCTTTGGCCGAAGCTTTCTGGCCAACCCCGACTTCATGAAACGGATCGAAAAAAAAGGCCCTTTCAATGAGGTAGACTATACAACCTTGTATGCGCCCGGTGCAGACGGGTACATCGACTATCCGGTACTGGATGAGTTGCCTCAACTCGTGTAG
- the plsY gene encoding glycerol-3-phosphate 1-O-acyltransferase PlsY, whose translation MNIFLICVTCIVAYLIGSIPTAVWYGQGFFGVDVRQHGSGNAGATNVFRVLGKRAGTVVMLVDVLKGYTAAILSTLLWYADVITETEIMTFKIVFGLIAVIGHLYPIFAEFKGGKGVASLLGMVLAVHPEMALVCIGIFLLVVIASQYVSLGSILAALAFPVLLLLRIFGQKESPLLIVFGFVVFLMVVLTHQKNIGRLLRGQENRTVLIRLRKKRDAQ comes from the coding sequence ATGAATATTTTTCTAATTTGTGTTACGTGTATAGTCGCTTACCTGATTGGATCCATCCCCACGGCGGTATGGTACGGTCAGGGTTTTTTTGGTGTCGACGTTCGTCAGCACGGCAGCGGTAACGCGGGCGCAACGAATGTATTCCGGGTGCTGGGCAAACGGGCCGGTACGGTCGTTATGCTGGTCGACGTGTTGAAAGGCTACACGGCTGCTATCCTGTCGACGTTACTCTGGTACGCAGACGTCATTACCGAAACCGAGATCATGACGTTCAAAATCGTCTTCGGGCTGATTGCCGTCATCGGGCACCTGTATCCGATTTTTGCCGAATTCAAAGGAGGGAAAGGCGTTGCTTCTCTGCTGGGTATGGTGCTGGCCGTGCATCCCGAAATGGCGCTTGTCTGCATTGGTATTTTCCTGCTGGTGGTTATTGCCTCGCAGTACGTATCGCTGGGATCTATACTGGCTGCTCTGGCTTTCCCCGTACTGCTGTTGCTGCGCATTTTCGGGCAGAAAGAAAGCCCGTTGCTTATCGTATTTGGATTCGTGGTCTTTCTGATGGTCGTGCTTACCCACCAAAAAAATATTGGTCGCCTGTTGCGGG